The genomic window ccttttctttatttattgttataagCTTTATGGTCCATGGTGTAGTTTACCTCATTATTAGGTTACGTAACTGAATTTTTCGATTTAGTTTGGTGATTTGGAGAGGGAAACTTGTCATTTTTGGAACTTCTATCCCCctttgaaggaagaaaaaaattggttatatttaatttacataTCTGTAATATTTTTCAGTATCTTCCAACTTGTGTGAGCTAATTTTGGGCATCAAAGGCTCAAAGAATAATTTAATGTACTATAAGATTAAGAAACACCAAGTTAAATCATGCATTTGGTGTATCTGCTGCCTGTAGATCCCTTCAGCTTTTTTTGCTattgaaaatgtttttgatCTGCTGAAAGTTTTTTTCATTCTATAGTTATCATGCTTCTGTGTCAATTGGCTTGCTCAATTTGCAATCTTGAGCCCCAGGTTCAAGATGACGAATGAGGGTTGAGGACATTTTCATTTTTGGCCATCTATAACTTGAGAAAAAAACTTCTTTTATGATCTAATGCTTTTCTTCTTGACCTTGTCTTTTATGTCCTCCTAAAATGGTTGTCTTCCAttgtattaaataatatattataatattgtgACCTGAAGCTTAAAGggagaattggttataaacccctcaaaagttttataattgcatatttaccctctgaaaaaacataattgtatatatacccctgaaaaatataggtaattgcgGATATGCCCTTACTGTTAGATTCcggtaatcaaacttgattaataatggttataacttggattaagatatacaaaaggtccaaaataacccttatacaacttaaaaaaaacttttcaagggtatatacgcaacgatataatggtaattttatatatttgttgtttattaatagatgatttttcaactaatttgaactgCAGGTATATCactaattatgtatattattcaagggtatgtattcaattaacttttatttaggggcaaatatgcaatttcaaaattttttaggggtacacctgcaaaagcccCAAGCTTAAAATGTATATTATGATGGCTAGTGCATTTTCATGTCAtatgttcatgtatttttccTCAGAACATCTAGTTTCTGGCtgatatttctttattattaaattatgtttaaatAGGCGAGTGAAGAAGTGGAGCGTGCTTTAGCGAAGTTGGGGTCTGCCAGGATTGGTACCAGGTGTGACTTGTGGAAACTATCGACTTAATCGATAAGACTCTGACGTTATGATCTGGAAATTATTTTGCAGGCTGATTCTTGCATTTTGTTAGAAAAAACTGATGCATGTCAGGATTTTGGTAGATCCATGAACCAGTATAAGTTATGAAGCCTGAATTTATTTACTGAAAGCATCTTGAGATATTTTCTGAGGTGTTATAGCTTTAAGTTTTTGCCAGTGATCTCGAAGACTATCTTGGTTTTACTATTCTCTATCATTTCATTCTGAccttaaatatttcatttgtgaTTATATATCTGTGATTACTCTGACCTTAAAAAATGCAGGTCTTCTCCTAAACGAATTGAAGGACCAGATGGAAGAAATCTGCAACTCCATTTCCATTCAAGGTTGTCGCTGCCACTTTTCACAGGAGGGAAAGTAGAGGGGGAGCAAGGAGCTGCTATTCATGTTGTGTTACTAGATGCGAACACTGGTCATGTCGTAACATCAGGACCTGAATCATCTGCAAAACTAAATGTTGTAGTTCTTGAAGGTGATTTTAACAATGAAGATGACTGGACAGATGAAGACTTTGAAAGTCATGTAGTCAAAGAACGTGAAGGAAAAGGGCCTCTTTTAACTGGGGATTTGCAGGTATCCTTGAAAGAAGGTGTGGGGACGCTTGGGGAACTAACATTTACTGACAATTCAAGCTGGAAACAAAGTAGGAAGTTCAGACTTGGTTTGAAAATCGCTTCAGGCTTCTGTGAGGGAATTCGTATCCGCGAAGCAAAGACAGAACCCTTCGCAGTTAAGGATCACAGAAGCGAATGTAGGTCTGCTGGgaatttaagttatatattggtcttcatttttttaaactcctTGTTTGTCTCATCCTTAATTTTCATGTTGTACAGTGAACAAGAAACACTATCCTCCTGTTTTGAAGGATGATGTCTGGAGACTGGAAAAGATTGGCAAGGATGGCTCGTTCCACAAAAGGTTAAATAAGGCAGGAATTTATACAGTAGAAGATTTTTCTACGTCTCGTTGTGAGAGATTCACAAAAAAATTGCGGAATGTAAGGAATTAACTTGGAATTCAGTTTATGCAAACAGATACTAAGCTggaaaattaattgttattttacatGATTGTAGATCCTGGGAAGTGGCATGTCAAATAAGATGTGGAAGAGCTTAGTGGGGCATGCAAAGACTTGCGTCCTAAGTGGGAAGTATTATGTATACTATTCTGATGATACAAGGAATTTTGGTGCTATATTCAATAATATCTATGAATTTGTTGGGTTAATTGCTGGTGGGCAATATTATTTAGCCGAAAGCCTCGGTGACTGCCAGAAGGTCAGGttttttttgcttatttttcttttgttttgcttgCTATTTGACACGGCAAACAGCTGCTGATGAAGTCACTGTTAGTAGCTTTTAATTATCGACTGTTTGAGTTttactcaaaatatttttatgtttgtagGTGTTTGTCGATACCTTAGTGAAGAAGGCATATGACAATTGGATGAATGTTATAGAATATGATGGGAAGGCCCTTCTAAATTTCACACGGAATGAAGTTCCATCTGCCCAGGCAAATTATTCTGCTTCCTATGATCAACAACATGTCTCTCAAGCCAGCCTATCAGTTTCTGTTCCTTCTGATCAATCTTTAATTGATACAGGAGTGACCGTGGGTAAGGAC from Dioscorea cayenensis subsp. rotundata cultivar TDr96_F1 chromosome 9, TDr96_F1_v2_PseudoChromosome.rev07_lg8_w22 25.fasta, whole genome shotgun sequence includes these protein-coding regions:
- the LOC120268935 gene encoding calmodulin-binding protein 60 B-like; the encoded protein is MEETATEISRLKSTVGKLQMQVSEMERRIGFLERSGTMGREKRGLELSAEGEEHGSNAKRQKAPALASVIVETLKVDSLQKPCSSLEPVFRRVASEEVERALAKLGSARIGTRSSPKRIEGPDGRNLQLHFHSRLSLPLFTGGKVEGEQGAAIHVVLLDANTGHVVTSGPESSAKLNVVVLEGDFNNEDDWTDEDFESHVVKEREGKGPLLTGDLQVSLKEGVGTLGELTFTDNSSWKQSRKFRLGLKIASGFCEGIRIREAKTEPFAVKDHRSELNKKHYPPVLKDDVWRLEKIGKDGSFHKRLNKAGIYTVEDFSTSRCERFTKKLRNILGSGMSNKMWKSLVGHAKTCVLSGKYYVYYSDDTRNFGAIFNNIYEFVGLIAGGQYYLAESLGDCQKVFVDTLVKKAYDNWMNVIEYDGKALLNFTRNEVPSAQANYSASYDQQHVSQASLSVSVPSDQSLIDTGVTVGVVISSSYGGNQSGQCSTQTEHVAPNAQLQYESSSCNSQNQFIDSSQQAQSTRNDSTGLVLVPSQQPSLGFQSMSQALQPSNLNSYDDSTTHQRDLSDEDIHMITHKLLGNEDDRTTHQREIRVDDFFTEEEISMRSHKLLENEDTQHLLRVHSMGGTAHLAEDGFSFPSFMPSPSPNYNIDEDLNHISGKVVVGWLKIKAAMRWGIFIRKKAAERRAQLVELEE